Proteins encoded together in one Coffea arabica cultivar ET-39 chromosome 2c, Coffea Arabica ET-39 HiFi, whole genome shotgun sequence window:
- the LOC113727972 gene encoding MADS-box protein SOC1 isoform X3, with amino-acid sequence MVRGKTQMRRIENATSRQVTFSKRRNGLLKKAFELSVLCDAEVALIIFSPRGKLYEFGSSSMKEIIERYQKHAKDVRANNPSAEQNMQQLKQETASMVKKIELLEASKRKLLGEGLVSCTVEELQQLERQLERSVNCIRARKMQVFQEQIEKLKEKEKVLEAENDKLLEKCGAEPPQTSKENTEIVPCTESSEVSDVETGLFIGPPERRNKLVLKN; translated from the exons ATGGTGAGAGGGAAGACTCAGATGAGGCGTATAGAAAACGCCACAAGCAGGCAAGTGACCTTCTCCAAGAGGAGAAATGGCCTGCTGAAAAAGGCTTTCGAGCTTTCAGTTCTTTGTGATGCTGAAGTTGCACTCATCATCTTCTCTCCCAGAGGCAAGCTCTATGAATTTGGTAGTTCAAG CATGAAGGAGATAATAGAACGCTATCAGAAGCATGCAAAAGATGTTCGAGCTAACAACCCCTCAGCAGAACAGAATATGCAG CAACTGAAACAGGAAACTGCAAGCATGGTGAAGAAGATAGAGCTCCTTGAAGCTTCCAAAAG GAAACTTTTGGGGGAAGGCTTAGTTTCGTGCACGGTTGAGGAACTGCAGCAGTTGGAGCGCCAATTAGAACGAAGTGTGAACTGCATTCGAGCAAGAAAG ATGCAAGTGTTCCAGGaacaaattgaaaaattaaaagaaaag GAAAAAGTCCTAGAAGCTGAAAATGACAAGTTATTGGAGAAG TGTGGAGCAGAGCCTCCACAGACATCAAAAGAGAACACAGAGATTGTGCCTTGTACAGAGAGTAGCGAAGTTTCAGATGTGGAGACTGGGCTATTTATTGGACCACCGGAGAGAAGAAATAAGCTAGTGTTGAAGAACTGA
- the LOC113727972 gene encoding MADS-box protein SOC1 isoform X2 — protein sequence MVRGKTQMRRIENATSRQVTFSKRRNGLLKKAFELSVLCDAEVALIIFSPRGKLYEFGSSRLEFGKRKLSRAFDPLPSLMTCMLAYTNMKEIIERYQKHAKDVRANNPSAEQNMQQLKQETASMVKKIELLEASKRKLLGEGLVSCTVEELQQLERQLERSVNCIRARKEKVLEAENDKLLEKCGAEPPQTSKENTEIVPCTESSEVSDVETGLFIGPPERRNKLVLKN from the exons ATGGTGAGAGGGAAGACTCAGATGAGGCGTATAGAAAACGCCACAAGCAGGCAAGTGACCTTCTCCAAGAGGAGAAATGGCCTGCTGAAAAAGGCTTTCGAGCTTTCAGTTCTTTGTGATGCTGAAGTTGCACTCATCATCTTCTCTCCCAGAGGCAAGCTCTATGAATTTGGTAGTTCAAG GTTGGAGTTTGGTAAGAGGAAACTTTCGAGGGCATTCGACCCACTGCCATCCCTAATGACCTGTATGTTGGCGTATACAAA CATGAAGGAGATAATAGAACGCTATCAGAAGCATGCAAAAGATGTTCGAGCTAACAACCCCTCAGCAGAACAGAATATGCAG CAACTGAAACAGGAAACTGCAAGCATGGTGAAGAAGATAGAGCTCCTTGAAGCTTCCAAAAG GAAACTTTTGGGGGAAGGCTTAGTTTCGTGCACGGTTGAGGAACTGCAGCAGTTGGAGCGCCAATTAGAACGAAGTGTGAACTGCATTCGAGCAAGAAAG GAAAAAGTCCTAGAAGCTGAAAATGACAAGTTATTGGAGAAG TGTGGAGCAGAGCCTCCACAGACATCAAAAGAGAACACAGAGATTGTGCCTTGTACAGAGAGTAGCGAAGTTTCAGATGTGGAGACTGGGCTATTTATTGGACCACCGGAGAGAAGAAATAAGCTAGTGTTGAAGAACTGA
- the LOC113733086 gene encoding agamous-like MADS-box protein MADS3 translates to MGRGRVELKRIENKINRQVTFSKRRNGLLKKAYELSVLCDAEVALIIFSSRGKLYEFGSSGITKTLERYQRCSLSPQENAAERETQSWYQEVSKLKAKYESLQRAQRHLLGEDLGPLNVKELQNLEKQLEGALLQARQRKTQLMIEQMEELRRKERQLGDLNKQLKIKVSLEMSSLEAAEGQGLRALPCLWSSSVPSGSSMFPMHPSAMDCDPEPVLQIGYHHQYAPAEGPSAPRSMAIESNIIQGWAL, encoded by the exons atgggAAGAGGAAGAGTAGAGTTGAAGAGGATAGAGAACAAGATCAACCGTCAAGTGACTTTCTCTAAGAGAAGAAATGGTCTGCTCAAGAAAGCTTATGAACTTTCTGTTCTTTGTGATGCTGAAGTTGCTCTCATCATTTTTTCAAGTCGCGGCAAGCTCTACGAGTTCGGCAGCTCTGG GataactaaaacccttgagcgaTATCAACGTTGCAGCTTGAGTCCTCAGGAGAATGCTGCTGAAAGAGAAacacag AGCTGGTACCAAGAGGTCTCAAAACTGAAGGCCAAGTACGAATCACTACAACGCGCTCAAAG GCACCTACTTGGGGAAGATCTTGGCCCATTGAATGTGAAAGAGTTGCAGAATCTTGAAAAGCAGCTTGAGGGAGCTCTTCTCCAGGCTAGGCAAAGGAAG aCTCAGCTAATGATTGAACAAATGGAAGAGCTCCGAAGAAAG GAGCGGCAGCTTGGGGACTTGAATAAGCAGCTTAAGATCAAGGTTTCCCTGGAAATGTCATCG CTTGAAGCAGCTGAGGGACAAGGCTTAAGAGCCCTCCCTTGCCTTTGGAGTTCGAGCGTACCAAGTGGAAGCAGCATGTTTCCTATGCACCCCAGTGCCATGGATTGCGATCCTGAGCCTGTCCTACAGATAGG GTATCATCATCAATATGCTCCGGCAGAAGGTCCTTCTGCCCCGAGGAGCATGGCCATTGAGAGTAACATCATCCAGGGGTGGGCTCTTTGA
- the LOC113724681 gene encoding probable fructokinase-7 has protein sequence MDRSNKEIKPGCCFPVRLDRSMRRSFKFSRSSSSDKLIKGSPKTGDTPKLRSGAPVKSPGLVACFGELLIDFVPTVSGVSLAEAPGFKKAPGGAPANVAVGIARLGGSSAFIGKVGQDEFGYMLSNILKENNVDNSGMRFDSHARTALAFVTLRADGEREFMFFRNPSADMLLTEAELDKDLIRKSCIFHYGSISLIEEPCRSTHLAALKVAKEAGCILSYDPNLRLPLWPSAEAARQGIMSIWDQADVIKISEEEITFLTGGDDAYDDNVVFKKLYHPNLKLLLVTEGPEGCRYYTKEFHGRVHGVKVQAVDTTGAGDAFVGGLLNSLATDPDLYKDEKKLQEALLFANGCGAITVTEKGAIPALPTKEAVFKILAAATA, from the exons ATGGATCGATCTAACAAGGAGATCAAACCGGGATGTTGTTTCCCGGTGCGCCTGGATCGGTCCATGAGGCGCAGCTTCAAATTTTCCAGGAGCTCTTCCTCTGATAAATTGATTAAAG GTTCACCAAAGACTGGTGATACGCCAAAATTGCGTTCAGGGGCACCAGTGAAGTCGCCCGGGCTGGTGGCATGCTTTGGGGAACTGTTGATTGATTTTGTGCCAACAGTTTCTGGAGTTTCACTGGCTGAAGCACCAGGTTTCAAGAAAGCTCCAGGTGGGGCTCCTGCTAATGTTGCTGTGGGAATTGCAAGGCTTGGAGGCTCCTCTGCTTTCATTGGCAAG GTGGGGCAAGACGAATTTGGTTATATGCTGTCTAATATTCTGAAGGAGAATAATGTGGACAACTCTGGCATGAGATTCGACTCACACGCAAGAACTGCGTTGGCCTTTGTCACCTTAAGGGCTGATGGCGAGCGGGAATTCATGTtcttccgcaatccaagcgctGACATGCTTCTCACTGAAGCAGAACTCGACAAAGATCTCATCAGAAAG TCCTGCATTTTTCACTACGGCTCGATCAGTTTGATTGAGGAACCATGTAGATCAACTCATCTTGCAGCTTTGAAAGTAGCCAAAGAGGCAGGTTGCATTCTCTCTTATGACCCAAATCTTAGGTTGCCCCTATGGCCATCAGCTGAGGCTGCTAGACAAGGCATCATGAGTATATGGGATCAAGCTGATGTTATTAAG ataagtgaggaagaaatcacATTCTTGACTGGAGGAGATGATGCTTACGATGACAATGTGGTGTTTAAAAAGCTTTACCATCCAAATCTTAAGCTTTTGCTTGTTACTGAAGGGCCAGAAGGCTGCCGATACTACACCAAG GAATTTCATGGAAGAGTTCATGGTGTAAAAGTCCAGGCAGTTGACACAACTGGTGCAGGGGATGCTTTTGTTGGCGGATTGTTGAACAGTTTGGCTACAGACCCTGATTTGTACAAG GATGAGAAGAAATTACAAGAGGCCCTTTTGTTTGCCAACGGCTGTGGTGCAATTACTGTGACTGAGAAAGGAGCAATCCCAGCGCTCCCAACTAAAGAAGCAGTCTTCAAGATTTTGGCTGCTGCTACTGCCTGA
- the LOC113727972 gene encoding MADS-box protein SOC1 isoform X1, translated as MVRGKTQMRRIENATSRQVTFSKRRNGLLKKAFELSVLCDAEVALIIFSPRGKLYEFGSSRLEFGKRKLSRAFDPLPSLMTCMLAYTNMKEIIERYQKHAKDVRANNPSAEQNMQQLKQETASMVKKIELLEASKRKLLGEGLVSCTVEELQQLERQLERSVNCIRARKMQVFQEQIEKLKEKEKVLEAENDKLLEKCGAEPPQTSKENTEIVPCTESSEVSDVETGLFIGPPERRNKLVLKN; from the exons ATGGTGAGAGGGAAGACTCAGATGAGGCGTATAGAAAACGCCACAAGCAGGCAAGTGACCTTCTCCAAGAGGAGAAATGGCCTGCTGAAAAAGGCTTTCGAGCTTTCAGTTCTTTGTGATGCTGAAGTTGCACTCATCATCTTCTCTCCCAGAGGCAAGCTCTATGAATTTGGTAGTTCAAG GTTGGAGTTTGGTAAGAGGAAACTTTCGAGGGCATTCGACCCACTGCCATCCCTAATGACCTGTATGTTGGCGTATACAAA CATGAAGGAGATAATAGAACGCTATCAGAAGCATGCAAAAGATGTTCGAGCTAACAACCCCTCAGCAGAACAGAATATGCAG CAACTGAAACAGGAAACTGCAAGCATGGTGAAGAAGATAGAGCTCCTTGAAGCTTCCAAAAG GAAACTTTTGGGGGAAGGCTTAGTTTCGTGCACGGTTGAGGAACTGCAGCAGTTGGAGCGCCAATTAGAACGAAGTGTGAACTGCATTCGAGCAAGAAAG ATGCAAGTGTTCCAGGaacaaattgaaaaattaaaagaaaag GAAAAAGTCCTAGAAGCTGAAAATGACAAGTTATTGGAGAAG TGTGGAGCAGAGCCTCCACAGACATCAAAAGAGAACACAGAGATTGTGCCTTGTACAGAGAGTAGCGAAGTTTCAGATGTGGAGACTGGGCTATTTATTGGACCACCGGAGAGAAGAAATAAGCTAGTGTTGAAGAACTGA